In Aegilops tauschii subsp. strangulata cultivar AL8/78 chromosome 3, Aet v6.0, whole genome shotgun sequence, one genomic interval encodes:
- the LOC109783220 gene encoding uncharacterized protein isoform X2, with product MGGGSCDVCKEAPSKYKCPTCRTPYCSVICFKKHKVEFCQKIVPQEETNKPSLQEEVTTSSVLLEKGTDYPNIKDQLPSLSKNPDEDQLPSLADTTCPAQSPNTVCPTKALEVEDPSWLVDRNRLRSLVELNEVKDALRDSELQKMILQIDGSSEPEKELEKLMEGQAFQQFANKILDIISAQQ from the exons ATGGGTGGTGGGAGCTGCGATGTGTGCAAGGAGGCGCCGTCCAAGTACAAGTGCCCCACTTGCCGCACGCCCTA TTGCTCTGTGATATGCTTTAAAAAACACAAAG TTGAATTCTGCCAAAAGATAGTGCCCCAGGAAGAAACTAACAAGCCGTCGCTGCAGGAGGAAGTTA CGACGAGCTCTGTGTTGCTTGAAAAAGGAACAGATTATCCTAATATCAAGGATCAGCTTCCCTCTTTAAGTAAAAACCCTGATGAGGACCAGCTTCCCTCTTTAG CGGACACAACATGCCCTGCACAATCTCCAAACACAGTGTGCCCTACAAAAGCTCTTGAAGTTGAGGATCCAAGCTGGCTTGTTGACCGGAATAGATTAAGGTCCTTAG TTGAATTAAATGAAGTCAAGGATGCTCTCAGGGACTCTGAACTGCAGAAAATGATACTTCAAATTGATGGCTCTTCAGAACCAGAAAAG GAATTGGAGAAATTGATGGAAGGACAAGCTTTTCAACAGTTCGCCAATAAG ATTCTTGACATTATTAGTGCACAACAATGA
- the LOC109783220 gene encoding uncharacterized protein isoform X1: MGGGSCDVCKEAPSKYKCPTCRTPYCSVICFKKHKVEFCQKIVPQEETNKPSLQEEVTTSSVLLEKGTDYPNIKDQLPSLSKNPDEDQLPSLAADTTCPAQSPNTVCPTKALEVEDPSWLVDRNRLRSLVELNEVKDALRDSELQKMILQIDGSSEPEKELEKLMEGQAFQQFANKILDIISAQQ, encoded by the exons ATGGGTGGTGGGAGCTGCGATGTGTGCAAGGAGGCGCCGTCCAAGTACAAGTGCCCCACTTGCCGCACGCCCTA TTGCTCTGTGATATGCTTTAAAAAACACAAAG TTGAATTCTGCCAAAAGATAGTGCCCCAGGAAGAAACTAACAAGCCGTCGCTGCAGGAGGAAGTTA CGACGAGCTCTGTGTTGCTTGAAAAAGGAACAGATTATCCTAATATCAAGGATCAGCTTCCCTCTTTAAGTAAAAACCCTGATGAGGACCAGCTTCCCTCTTTAG CAGCGGACACAACATGCCCTGCACAATCTCCAAACACAGTGTGCCCTACAAAAGCTCTTGAAGTTGAGGATCCAAGCTGGCTTGTTGACCGGAATAGATTAAGGTCCTTAG TTGAATTAAATGAAGTCAAGGATGCTCTCAGGGACTCTGAACTGCAGAAAATGATACTTCAAATTGATGGCTCTTCAGAACCAGAAAAG GAATTGGAGAAATTGATGGAAGGACAAGCTTTTCAACAGTTCGCCAATAAG ATTCTTGACATTATTAGTGCACAACAATGA